The Coleofasciculus chthonoplastes PCC 7420 genome includes a region encoding these proteins:
- a CDS encoding cation diffusion facilitator family transporter — translation MSHNHHHPHHHDHESFNYNRAFAIGLILNGGFVIVEAFSGIFYNSLALMADAGHNLSDVLGLVLAWGANMLSQRSPTKRYTYGFRRSSILAALLNATLVLVAMGAVAWEAVRKFVNPQSVPGGIVIGVALVGVVINTITALLFMSGRQEDMNIRGAFVHMAADALVSVGVVLAGIAIAVTGWLWFDPAVSLVIVVVVVVNTWQLFRESLNLALDAVPEGIEPLAIRTYLTELPEVDQVHDLHIWAMSTTEIALTAHLVIPKGYPGDAFLTRVSQHLHDQFGIEHPTIQIETGDPSQPCTLASENRV, via the coding sequence ATGTCCCACAACCACCATCACCCTCACCATCACGACCACGAATCCTTCAACTACAATCGCGCTTTTGCCATTGGTCTGATTCTCAATGGCGGGTTTGTCATTGTTGAAGCCTTTTCGGGTATCTTCTACAACTCCCTGGCGTTAATGGCAGATGCGGGTCACAATCTCAGTGATGTCTTAGGCTTGGTTCTGGCTTGGGGTGCGAATATGTTGTCCCAACGTTCTCCAACCAAGCGCTATACCTACGGCTTCCGTCGTTCCTCGATTTTGGCGGCTCTTTTAAATGCTACCCTTGTCCTCGTGGCTATGGGTGCAGTGGCGTGGGAAGCGGTGAGAAAGTTCGTTAATCCTCAATCTGTACCCGGTGGTATTGTGATTGGTGTTGCCTTGGTTGGTGTGGTGATCAATACCATTACAGCACTCCTGTTCATGTCAGGTCGTCAAGAAGATATGAACATTCGCGGTGCATTTGTACACATGGCGGCGGATGCGCTGGTGTCTGTGGGAGTCGTGCTGGCGGGTATTGCGATCGCGGTGACGGGGTGGCTGTGGTTCGACCCGGCTGTCAGTTTAGTTATTGTGGTGGTTGTGGTGGTGAATACTTGGCAACTGTTTCGGGAGTCGCTGAATTTAGCCCTAGATGCGGTTCCGGAAGGGATTGAACCCCTTGCCATCCGCACGTATCTAACTGAACTTCCTGAGGTTGATCAAGTCCATGACCTGCATATCTGGGCAATGAGTACGACAGAAATAGCGTTAACGGCTCATCTGGTGATACCCAAAGGGTATCCGGGTGATGCGTTTTTGACTAGGGTATCCCAGCATCTGCATGACCAGTTTGGCATTGAACATCCGACGATCCAAATCGAAACGGGTGATCCGAGTCAACCCTGCACTTTGGCTTCAGAAAATCGGGTTTGA
- a CDS encoding PAS domain S-box protein — protein MKTMTLESIPLYKGTILTIDDTPDNLHLLTEMLSAQGYKIRIIPNGRLALKSIANNPPDLILLDIIMPDMDGYQVCQQLKASPKTQNIPVIFLSGLNETFDKVKAFEVGGVDYITKPFQVQEVLARVESQLRLQRLQKQLTEQNIQLQQEIQERQQVEIALSESEKKYRHLVEASQDLIWSINQDGTYTFVNPIVHHLYGYSPEEMLGRSFTEFLSPERREADINLFERLLQGQSVFQYETTHLTKAGEPIQLLLNAIAVVDDQGQVVGITGTASDITERQQAQEALRLSEIRYRELVEFQEQVLVCRWKPDTTLTFVNQSYCRFFAKSQTELIGTKYVDLLPDFIEDQISDFVKLLVNHECPETSEHIMISHQGKLHWFKWKDQPILDEQGQVIEVQSFGIDITTRKQAEEKLRLSEENLAQAQRIAHIGNWEFDVITNQIIWSAELFRIFGLEPNHTEPTYQQLLDFIHPDDCSEFEETVKQAIEQGLCYELDFQIVPKNRTTVRHLEVRIEPIFDQHHRVIKLFGTALDITQRQKAETALRQSEARERERAHQLQRTLEELKRTQSQLVQTAKMSSLGQMIAGIAHEINNPVSFIVGNLTIGRQYFNDLLRLINIYQETYPNPSSSIQDIAEAIDLQFIQEDWHKLLNSIQEGSERIHQIILSLKNFSRLDEADLKSVDIHQGIDSTLFILQHRLKSPGNRQEIQVIKEYGQLPPVTCYANQLNQVFMNILVNALDAIESHSSPGVIRISTEVADAHQQPPPKNGNQQTDVVIIRITDNGIGISEEVQPQIFDPFFTTKPVGSGTGLGLSISYQIIVEKHQGQLSCLSTPGEGTTFMIEIPIKPRSQQPRKISLNDMDLAKEIS, from the coding sequence ATGAAGACGATGACTCTGGAGTCAATTCCTCTATACAAAGGGACAATACTAACGATTGATGATACCCCGGATAATTTGCACCTGTTAACCGAGATGTTAAGCGCACAAGGGTACAAAATCCGGATCATTCCCAATGGTAGACTGGCGCTGAAATCTATTGCTAACAATCCCCCCGATTTGATTTTACTGGATATTATCATGCCGGATATGGACGGCTATCAAGTTTGCCAACAGTTGAAGGCTTCTCCGAAAACCCAGAACATTCCGGTCATTTTTTTAAGTGGTTTAAATGAAACCTTTGATAAAGTAAAAGCCTTTGAAGTCGGTGGCGTCGATTACATTACTAAACCGTTTCAAGTGCAAGAAGTGTTAGCGCGGGTGGAGAGTCAACTGCGTCTGCAACGGTTACAAAAGCAGCTAACCGAACAAAATATCCAACTGCAACAAGAAATTCAGGAACGCCAGCAGGTAGAAATTGCCCTGAGTGAGAGTGAAAAAAAATATCGCCATCTGGTTGAAGCGTCACAAGACTTGATTTGGTCGATTAATCAGGATGGAACTTACACCTTTGTTAATCCGATTGTACACCACCTTTATGGCTACTCTCCAGAGGAAATGCTGGGACGTTCGTTTACCGAGTTTCTGTCACCGGAACGTCGCGAAGCGGATATCAATCTTTTTGAGCGTTTACTTCAGGGACAATCGGTGTTCCAATATGAAACCACCCATCTCACTAAAGCAGGGGAACCCATTCAATTATTACTCAACGCGATCGCCGTGGTTGATGACCAGGGTCAGGTTGTCGGTATAACCGGTACAGCCAGTGATATCACAGAACGTCAACAAGCACAAGAGGCATTGCGTTTAAGCGAAATCCGCTATCGAGAACTGGTAGAATTTCAGGAACAAGTCCTCGTCTGTCGCTGGAAACCGGATACCACCCTCACGTTTGTCAATCAGTCTTACTGTCGTTTTTTTGCTAAGTCTCAAACAGAACTGATTGGCACTAAATATGTAGATTTACTGCCTGATTTTATTGAAGACCAGATCAGTGATTTTGTCAAATTGCTTGTCAACCACGAATGTCCAGAAACCTCGGAACATATCATGATTTCTCATCAGGGGAAACTTCATTGGTTTAAGTGGAAAGATCAACCCATTCTGGACGAACAAGGACAAGTTATAGAAGTTCAATCCTTTGGCATTGATATTACCACGCGCAAGCAGGCGGAAGAAAAACTGCGCCTCTCAGAAGAAAATCTGGCTCAAGCTCAACGCATTGCTCATATTGGTAATTGGGAATTTGATGTAATCACAAATCAAATTATTTGGTCAGCAGAACTGTTTCGGATTTTTGGTCTGGAACCCAATCACACGGAACCCACTTATCAACAACTTCTTGACTTCATTCATCCCGATGACTGCTCAGAATTCGAGGAAACAGTCAAGCAAGCCATTGAGCAAGGACTCTGCTACGAATTAGACTTTCAGATTGTACCGAAAAATCGCACAACCGTTCGGCATCTTGAGGTAAGAATTGAACCCATTTTTGATCAACACCATCGGGTAATTAAACTCTTCGGCACCGCCTTAGATATCACCCAACGCCAAAAAGCCGAAACCGCCCTACGACAATCAGAAGCACGCGAACGAGAACGAGCGCATCAACTCCAACGCACCCTCGAAGAATTAAAACGCACCCAATCCCAGCTTGTGCAAACGGCAAAAATGTCCAGTCTGGGGCAAATGATTGCGGGAATAGCTCACGAAATTAATAATCCAGTTTCTTTTATTGTGGGCAATCTTACCATTGGTCGTCAATACTTTAATGATTTGCTGCGGCTGATTAATATTTATCAAGAAACTTATCCCAATCCCTCTTCATCTATTCAAGATATAGCGGAAGCCATTGACTTACAATTTATCCAAGAAGATTGGCATAAACTGCTCAATTCTATCCAAGAAGGGTCAGAGCGGATTCATCAGATTATTCTTTCCCTAAAGAACTTTTCTCGACTCGATGAAGCTGACCTGAAGTCGGTGGATATTCATCAAGGGATAGACAGTACCCTGTTCATTTTACAGCATCGACTCAAAAGCCCTGGAAATCGACAGGAAATTCAGGTGATTAAAGAGTATGGTCAACTCCCCCCAGTGACTTGTTATGCGAATCAATTGAATCAGGTGTTTATGAATATACTTGTTAATGCTCTTGATGCCATAGAAAGTCACTCGTCACCTGGAGTAATTAGGATCAGCACCGAAGTCGCTGATGCTCACCAACAACCACCCCCGAAAAATGGAAACCAGCAGACCGACGTTGTGATCATCCGCATTACTGACAATGGAATTGGCATTTCTGAGGAGGTGCAACCGCAAATCTTTGATCCATTTTTTACAACAAAACCCGTGGGCAGTGGTACAGGTTTGGGCTTATCCATTAGCTACCAAATTATCGTTGAGAAACACCAGGGACAACTCAGTTGCTTGTCCACCCCAGGGGAAGGGACAACGTTCATGATCGAGATTCCGATCAAACCGCGATCGCAACAGCCAAGAAAAATTTCCTTAAATGACATGGATCTTGCGAAGGAAATTAGCTAG
- a CDS encoding phosphoribosyltransferase has protein sequence MLFKTRKEAGQRLTSDLKEYANRPDVIVLGLPRGGVPVAYEVARGLNAPLDVWLVRKLGAPGHEELAMGAIASGGTRILNKDVVRSLGVSEQAIDQVAAKEQQELERREKAYRGDLPPLELRDRTVLLVDDGLATGASMHAAAVALRQHDPKKIVAAVPVAAPETCKEFKVKVDKIICSETPQPFHAVGLWYDKFDQTTDQEVRDLIERAASQQPTRA, from the coding sequence ATGCTTTTCAAAACTAGAAAAGAAGCAGGTCAAAGACTCACCAGCGATCTGAAAGAGTATGCCAACCGCCCCGATGTGATTGTCTTGGGATTACCCCGTGGGGGTGTACCGGTGGCGTATGAAGTAGCGAGAGGACTCAATGCGCCTCTAGATGTGTGGCTGGTTCGCAAATTAGGCGCACCGGGTCACGAAGAATTAGCCATGGGTGCGATCGCCAGTGGTGGTACCCGCATTTTAAACAAGGACGTAGTGCGATCGCTGGGTGTATCCGAGCAAGCGATTGACCAAGTAGCGGCAAAAGAGCAACAAGAATTAGAACGGCGGGAAAAGGCTTACCGAGGGGATCTGCCGCCTCTGGAGTTACGCGATCGCACCGTACTTTTAGTGGATGACGGTTTAGCGACAGGCGCATCGATGCACGCCGCTGCCGTTGCCTTGCGACAGCATGACCCAAAGAAAATCGTTGCCGCTGTCCCCGTTGCTGCGCCAGAAACCTGCAAGGAGTTTAAAGTCAAGGTAGACAAAATCATCTGTAGTGAAACACCGCAACCGTTCCACGCCGTCGGTCTGTGGTACGACAAATTTGACCAAACCACTGACCAAGAAGTACGTGACTTGATAGAGCGTGCAGCCAGTCAACAACCGACTAGAGCTTAA
- a CDS encoding CBS domain-containing protein, with the protein MSSFSPLLAQLSQSKSIDRHPLIVTPQMRVTEVINRLNEHQSSYVLVVQEKRLVGIFTERDFVRIAAQQLSLENLSIQSVMTPDPITVSIDQDQGIFSILYLLRQHHIRHLPVIDKGGEIIGVITPKTIREVVQPTDLLKFKRVADVMTSQVIQNSVTASLLEITQQMLTHKKSCIVITETQNNADIVPQGIITERDIIQFQKMGINFAITSAETVMSTPLLPIKIDDSMMLANEMMKRHKIRRLVVVDEAGRLAGIITQSTILEALNPIEMYATVELLRQQVDERTQELSQINEQLQQNLCQYAKLEEQLQQVKDEAAAANQVKRAFLANLNHEFRTPLHAILGFAQLMHRSESLSSEDQKNVGIIYSAGKHLLELLENLLDLTKSQSTHIRDTANFELSDMLPKIPESPITITLTPTDLADLPREWRISLHQATIEGDFDKMLSLIEGIRDRDESLANSLSTLTHEFQFEYLLALTKPPTDEDDDSGVNSSIQRDNTND; encoded by the coding sequence ATGTCATCTTTCAGTCCTCTCTTGGCACAATTATCGCAATCAAAATCTATTGATCGCCATCCCCTAATCGTTACTCCCCAGATGCGGGTAACGGAGGTTATTAATCGGCTCAATGAACATCAGAGTAGTTATGTATTAGTCGTCCAAGAAAAACGGTTAGTGGGTATTTTCACGGAACGGGATTTTGTCCGCATCGCTGCCCAGCAGCTATCCCTGGAAAACTTAAGCATTCAATCGGTAATGACGCCTGATCCGATCACCGTTTCTATTGACCAAGATCAAGGCATTTTTTCCATTCTTTACCTGCTACGCCAGCATCATATTCGTCATTTACCTGTCATCGATAAAGGGGGTGAAATTATTGGAGTGATTACGCCTAAAACCATTCGAGAGGTTGTTCAACCGACTGACTTATTAAAGTTTAAACGAGTGGCAGATGTGATGACGTCTCAGGTGATTCAGAATTCTGTCACGGCGTCTCTCCTAGAAATTACTCAGCAAATGCTGACCCATAAAAAAAGCTGCATCGTGATTACTGAAACCCAAAATAACGCAGATATTGTTCCCCAGGGAATTATTACAGAACGCGATATTATTCAGTTCCAAAAAATGGGAATTAATTTTGCGATAACGTCGGCGGAAACCGTGATGAGTACCCCACTGCTTCCGATTAAAATCGATGATTCAATGATGCTGGCGAATGAAATGATGAAACGCCATAAAATTCGTCGTTTAGTGGTTGTAGACGAAGCTGGAAGACTCGCCGGAATCATTACCCAAAGTACAATCCTAGAAGCGCTGAACCCCATAGAAATGTATGCCACAGTTGAACTTTTGCGTCAACAAGTGGATGAGCGAACCCAGGAGTTAAGTCAAATCAATGAGCAATTGCAGCAAAACCTCTGCCAATATGCCAAGTTAGAAGAACAACTGCAACAAGTCAAAGACGAAGCCGCCGCCGCTAACCAAGTTAAACGTGCTTTCTTAGCTAATTTAAACCATGAATTTAGAACACCACTCCACGCGATTCTCGGGTTTGCTCAACTGATGCACCGTTCTGAATCTCTCTCATCCGAGGATCAGAAAAATGTAGGGATTATCTATAGTGCGGGTAAGCATTTGCTGGAACTGCTGGAAAACCTATTAGACTTAACCAAAAGCCAGTCTACTCACATTCGGGATACTGCAAATTTTGAGCTGTCTGACATGCTACCCAAGATTCCCGAATCCCCGATAACCATTACCTTGACGCCAACGGATTTGGCTGATTTACCGAGGGAGTGGCGAATATCGCTCCATCAAGCCACAATTGAAGGGGATTTTGATAAGATGTTGAGCCTCATCGAGGGCATCCGCGATCGCGATGAATCCTTAGCCAATTCTCTCTCTACTTTAACCCATGAATTTCAATTCGAGTACCTATTAGCTTTGACCAAACCACCTACAGATGAAGACGATGACTCTGGAGTCAATTCCTCTATACAAAGGGACAATACTAACGATTGA